One Flagellimonas sp. CMM7 genomic region harbors:
- a CDS encoding CNNM domain-containing protein — protein sequence MGILLFYAFISIFFSFLCSILEAVLLSITPTFINIKKQEGKEYASELELLKKDVDKPLIAILTLNTIAHTVGAILVGVQAKVAYAELYGTSTRTFMGFEFTEDLMVGVVSTLMTILILVASEIIPKTIGATYWKQLSNFTAKALNVMVFILKWTGLLWLLQLFTKLIGKKGHHGSVLSREDFTAMTDIAHEEGVFQESESKVIKNLLKFDEILAKDVMTPRTVLKIASEETTIQDFFEANRPLRFSRIPLYKDRMDNITGYFLKDELMEAIINKKGKQAVSTLKREILVTDRAKPIPELFEKFVAQREHVSLVVDEYGSVSGLVTMEDVIETLLGLEIMDESDNVEDLQVLARKNWESRAKRIGIIEEKDDIN from the coding sequence ATGGGAATTCTACTTTTTTATGCCTTTATCTCTATATTCTTTTCATTTCTATGTTCCATTCTGGAAGCAGTATTGTTAAGCATTACCCCGACCTTCATTAATATAAAAAAACAAGAGGGCAAAGAGTACGCCAGCGAGCTGGAACTTCTTAAAAAGGATGTGGACAAACCCCTGATTGCCATTCTTACCCTTAATACCATTGCGCATACTGTAGGTGCCATTTTGGTTGGTGTTCAAGCTAAGGTTGCTTATGCAGAACTGTATGGGACCTCTACCCGTACTTTTATGGGGTTTGAATTTACCGAGGACCTTATGGTTGGCGTTGTGTCCACCCTAATGACTATTTTAATTTTGGTAGCCTCAGAAATTATTCCAAAAACGATAGGTGCAACCTACTGGAAACAGTTATCCAATTTCACGGCAAAAGCTTTAAACGTGATGGTCTTCATTCTTAAATGGACTGGCTTGCTATGGCTTCTGCAACTATTTACAAAACTTATAGGAAAAAAGGGGCATCATGGGAGTGTGTTAAGTAGAGAAGATTTTACAGCAATGACAGATATTGCCCATGAAGAAGGTGTTTTTCAGGAATCGGAATCCAAAGTGATTAAAAATCTTTTGAAGTTTGATGAAATCTTGGCCAAAGATGTAATGACACCAAGAACGGTGCTGAAAATTGCCTCTGAGGAAACTACTATCCAAGATTTTTTCGAAGCCAATAGGCCACTTCGCTTTTCAAGAATCCCGCTTTATAAAGATCGAATGGATAACATAACCGGCTACTTCCTAAAAGATGAGCTTATGGAGGCCATTATCAACAAAAAAGGCAAACAAGCTGTCTCTACTTTAAAACGCGAAATTTTAGTTACTGACCGCGCAAAACCCATTCCAGAACTATTTGAAAAGTTCGTAGCACAAAGAGAGCATGTTTCTTTAGTGGTTGATGAATATGGTTCGGTCAGTGGTTTGGTTACCATGGAAGATGTGATTGAAACATTGCTTGGGTTGGAGATTATGGACGAAAGCGACAACGTTGAAGACCTTCAAGTACTTGCTAGAAAGAACTGGGAAAGCAGAGCAAAGCGCATAGGAATTATTGAAGAAAAAGATGATATAAACTAA
- a CDS encoding methylated-DNA--[protein]-cysteine S-methyltransferase: MEVAYLQTPMGMAELQGDENGLASVSVLNEEKPIGIIPEVLEDAIYQFQEYFQGTREYFDLKLNPSGTDFQKKVWDALCEIPYGKTVSYLELSKKLGDPKAIRAVAAANGKNPLWIIVPCHRVIGSNGDLVGYAGGLHRKKWLLEHESPAKQMTLF, encoded by the coding sequence ATGGAAGTTGCTTATTTACAAACTCCCATGGGTATGGCAGAGCTTCAAGGTGACGAAAACGGACTTGCTTCAGTATCTGTTTTAAACGAAGAAAAACCTATTGGTATAATTCCCGAGGTTTTAGAGGATGCCATATATCAGTTTCAAGAATATTTTCAAGGAACCAGAGAGTATTTTGATTTAAAACTAAACCCCTCTGGAACTGATTTTCAAAAAAAGGTATGGGATGCCCTTTGTGAAATCCCCTACGGAAAAACAGTTTCTTATCTTGAGCTTTCTAAAAAATTGGGTGACCCCAAAGCCATACGCGCCGTAGCCGCCGCCAATGGTAAAAACCCACTCTGGATTATTGTTCCATGCCATCGAGTAATCGGAAGCAATGGAGATCTTGTTGGTTACGCCGGTGGGCTACACCGCAAGAAATGGCTTTTAGAACATGAGAGTCCTGCCAAGCAGATGACTCTCTTTTAA
- a CDS encoding 3'-5' exonuclease: protein MLYKLNLEHILFLDIETVPQKPSFADLDETTQMLWEQKSQYQRKDEFTPEEFYERAGIWAEFGKVICISVGYFIVKGDTRNFRVTSFYGEELELLKQFKQLLQEHFNQTRHLLCAHNGKEFDFPYIARRMVINGMNLPYKLDLFGKKPWDIPHLDTMELWKFGDYKHFTSLKLLAHILGIPSPKEDMDGSMVKGVFYEENDLNRIVSYCELDVVTTAQVFLKLRNESLLTEEEIKKI, encoded by the coding sequence ATGCTTTATAAACTTAACCTAGAACATATCCTCTTTTTGGATATTGAAACTGTACCCCAAAAACCAAGTTTCGCAGATTTAGATGAAACCACCCAAATGCTCTGGGAGCAAAAATCTCAGTACCAACGTAAAGATGAATTTACCCCAGAAGAGTTTTATGAACGTGCAGGAATCTGGGCTGAATTTGGCAAAGTAATCTGCATCTCTGTTGGTTACTTTATTGTTAAAGGCGATACCCGAAACTTTCGAGTCACTTCCTTTTACGGAGAGGAACTAGAACTCTTAAAACAGTTTAAACAATTGCTTCAGGAACATTTTAATCAGACCAGACACCTCCTGTGTGCCCATAATGGCAAAGAGTTCGATTTTCCCTACATAGCTCGTCGGATGGTCATTAATGGAATGAATTTGCCCTATAAATTAGATTTATTTGGCAAAAAACCTTGGGACATCCCTCATTTAGATACCATGGAGCTATGGAAGTTTGGGGATTACAAACATTTTACCTCGCTAAAATTGTTGGCCCATATATTGGGTATCCCTTCGCCCAAAGAGGATATGGATGGCAGCATGGTTAAAGGTGTTTTTTATGAAGAAAATGATTTAAATCGAATTGTTTCTTATTGCGAATTGGATGTTGTCACCACCGCTCAAGTTTTCTTGAAACTGCGAAATGAATCATTGCTTACTGAAGAAGAAATTAAAAAAATATGA